The nucleotide sequence CAAGCGCTGGCGGGGGTGAGGGCCGAGCTAGGGCAGACGGAGTTGGCGGTACGAGCCTACGAACGATTAATTGTCCTCCAGCCTAGTGCGGTCGATCCTTTGCTGGCTTTGGGGGGAATTCGCTTCTCGCAGGGGCGATTGGAGGAGGCGAGAGATTTGTACGAGCGGGCGTTGGCTCTCGACCCCACGAATGACATTGCTCTTTCTGCGGCCCAGAGTCTGTTTTGGGCGCAATTCGATCGCGAGGGCGCAGAACAACCGGTTTCGGCCTACCGACAACTGCGGGAGTTCGAGGCGGAGGATGAAGTGCTGGGCGATCCCCCCGACACCGAGGTGCTGTCGCGCTTGCGCCGCATTGAGTTGAATTTTCTGCGGCGGCGGGGGTTCCAGCCCCGCTGGGAGCGGTTTTAATCGAGGTGCATCATTTGCTAAGGGGCGTCGAGTCTCACCATCCCAGCCGCTTCGGGCGCAAAATCGCCATCGAAACGGGTCTGTTCGCTATAGCAGGACCCCTGCAACTGAGCTTCTTGCAGATTAGCGCCTAACAGATTGGCTCCTCTGAGATTGACCTGCTGCAATAGCGCTCCCTGCAGATTAGCGCGGCACAAGTTGACTGCACTCAAATTGGCTTGGCTCAGATCGGCCTCTATCAACGTTGCTCTGCTCAAATCAGCCTGTCTGAGATTGGCAAACACCAAAACCGCGCCACTCAAATTGGCTTCACTCAAATTGACATTATATAAATTCGCTTCGCTCAAATTGGCCTCGATCGCGTTGACACCCTGCAGATCGGCAGCACTTAAATTAGCCGCACTCAAACTAGATTCTTGCAGGTTGGCTGCTGTTAAAACTACATCGCAGAGATTGGCTTCAGCCAGGTCGGCGTTAGCTAGATTTGCATCGCGAAATATGCGCTCTCCAGCAGAGTATTCCTGCAAGAGTTCAACCGCGCTGCCAACTGCTTGTGTCTCTGCAGGTTCTTCGTCAGCCAAAACTTCAACCGTTGATTGTGCCTCTTCAACATTCTCATCAGTCAAGAGTTCAACCGCACGATCGACCGATTGTGTTTCCTCGGGTTCTTCGTTAGTCAAGAATTTAGCCACATGACCAATCGATTGTATTTCCTCAGGTTCCTCATCAGCCAAGAGTTCAGTTATACTGCCAACCGATTGTGTTTCTTCAGGTTCCTCGTCAGCCAAAAGTTCAACTGTCGATTGTGCCTCTGCGGGTTCCTCGTCAGAGGTGCTGGCGAATTCGATGCTGCGAGCCCAAACTGGAGCCATCGAGCCCGGTTGCAAGCCATAGAAGGTGACGCCACGCAGCGATCGGGGGGCGAGCCCGACAAATGCCTGTTCTAGGGGGGGCACAAAGTTTTGTGGCCGGGGAGGCGGATCGGATTCTAGCTCGACTTGGAGAACATCTCGATCGACCGAAACCCTTGCCGTAACACCCCGATCGCCTAAAGCGCGATTGAGGATCGAGGCAATAGCATCTGGATCTCCTTGTTTGGCCAGTTCGATTACTTGTTGCGCAGCCATAGCATTCCAACCCTACGAGAGGCTAAAAAAGAGGCCAAGCTTGAAAATCGTCGACCTCCGAATAAACTGAGCTTGCCCATCTCTTGTGGGCCAAACAACAAGTTCGGAGGCTCGGCAGTCAGATGAGTTTCCCCGGGCACAATAGGTTTGCGGCTGCCGCTCGCGAGCGATCGCGATCGGGCAAACCGCACAAACATTGACCGTCGTTTCTGGGTTTCTAGACAATGACCGACACTGTCGATCTCGCTCCTCCCGACTTGAGCAATTTTAAACAATGGGTGGATAAGGAAATCGAACAACTGAGCGTCTCGACCCTGAAGTCGAATGCCGTCACCTGCACCGCCTGCGGCAAGATCGAAGGAACCTACATTATTGATTATCAGGAAAAAACCTTTCGGTTACCTGCGGCTGAGGCTTACGCCTTTCTCAAGTTTGTAGATGAAAATTCCTAAAATCTCGGGCGTCGATCTCGATGGAATGCGATCGCTACTGCCGGAACAGAATTCACTTTTATGCTCAAGCCCCGTCTAAGTAGAGACCCGTAGTTTTGAGAATGTGTCTTCACTAGCGCTGTGGTTCGCTGCATTAGCCCCCTAAATCCCCCATTCTGGGGGACTTGAATACAGTTCCAGTTGAGGGTTGAGAGGCGGGGAAGGCGATGGAGATCGGGATGATTAAAGTTGTAGAACGAAGCCAATAGCCTCTCGGAAGTCCCCCACCAGTGGGGGATTTAGGGGGCCGAGTGCAATGCCTGAAAACTCCAGATCTCCATCTGGATGGGGTTTACTGCTCAGAATGCCTGAATAAATTTATCAGATCGCCATGCTCGCTAATAATTTACAGGATTTCTACCCTGAATTCAGTCGTGGTTCGCTTGTGATGTTTAACGCTGTGGACTGGAAGCGTTAAACACACTCAGTTCACCAAAATGCTTTCCCCAACTGCTGAAGCAGTTTCCAGCCGTTCGTCGCACTCCAGCGGGCGCTCGCCCCCCCCCTCTTTAACAGTAGGGGCAGACCCTCAATCCACAGCCATTGCAGCAGTTTCCTGGTGAGTTCTTTGCTCCAGCGCACCAGTAGCAGGGCAGATTGCCACAACACTGGCATCAATTCTTGCAAAATAGCGATCGCCAGTTGAGCGCTCGCACTGCCAATTGCTTGGAGCTTGCGAGTCCAGGCTCGAACGTAGTCGCGACTATCGGCGGCGGCGGCAGCAAAGTTAGCTGGCTTGGGTTGTTCGGGCTCTTGTATGAAGTCACACCACCACTGCCATCCCTTGAGGGCAGTCTCTTCGGCCACAAACACACCTCGGTCGAGCCAACTGAGCCCCTCTTGGAGGGGGGAGCGCTCGTTGCCGAGGGGGGTAGCTTCCACTTCAATGTAGGTTGGCGAATAGCTGGCAGACGAGGCTCTCCTTTGCTTTGAAATGGGCGACGTCTTGCGAGATGGCGATCGCGCAGCCGATTTTGGGGAGCGGCGGCTGGCAGATTGTTCTGGGTTCGGCGTCAGACGGCTGGCCGTTGCTGGCGATCGCCGTTCGAGCGCGCGTT is from Synechococcus sp. PCC 7336 and encodes:
- a CDS encoding pentapeptide repeat-containing protein, with protein sequence MAAQQVIELAKQGDPDAIASILNRALGDRGVTARVSVDRDVLQVELESDPPPRPQNFVPPLEQAFVGLAPRSLRGVTFYGLQPGSMAPVWARSIEFASTSDEEPAEAQSTVELLADEEPEETQSVGSITELLADEEPEEIQSIGHVAKFLTNEEPEETQSVDRAVELLTDENVEEAQSTVEVLADEEPAETQAVGSAVELLQEYSAGERIFRDANLANADLAEANLCDVVLTAANLQESSLSAANLSAADLQGVNAIEANLSEANLYNVNLSEANLSGAVLVFANLRQADLSRATLIEADLSQANLSAVNLCRANLQGALLQQVNLRGANLLGANLQEAQLQGSCYSEQTRFDGDFAPEAAGMVRLDAP